In Promicromonospora sp. Populi, one genomic interval encodes:
- the nrdI gene encoding class Ib ribonucleoside-diphosphate reductase assembly flavoprotein NrdI, protein MVSLVYFSSVSEYTHRFVGKLGLDELGMSVHRIPLRPADGFLRVDEPYVLMSPTYGGGNEGGAVPRQVRKFLNDEHNRSLIRGVIAAGNTNFGAAYCITGDIIAAKCDVPYLYAFELLGTAQDVTRVRNGLGRFWQQQRLSLSA, encoded by the coding sequence GTGGTTTCTCTCGTCTACTTCTCCAGCGTGTCCGAGTACACGCACCGGTTCGTCGGGAAGCTTGGCCTCGACGAGCTGGGGATGTCGGTGCACCGGATTCCGCTGCGCCCGGCCGACGGTTTTCTGCGCGTGGACGAGCCCTACGTCCTCATGTCCCCCACCTACGGTGGCGGCAACGAGGGCGGGGCCGTCCCCCGGCAGGTGAGGAAGTTCCTCAACGACGAACACAACCGGTCGCTCATCCGCGGGGTCATCGCCGCGGGGAACACCAACTTCGGGGCTGCGTACTGCATCACCGGGGACATCATCGCTGCGAAGTGTGACGTCCCGTATCTCTACGCCTTCGAACTACTGGGTACGGCGCAGGACGTCACGCGCGTCCGCAACGGATTGGGACGATTTTGGCAGCAACAACGACTGAGCCTGTCAGCCTGA
- the nrdH gene encoding glutaredoxin-like protein NrdH — translation MSVTVYSKPACVQCDATYRALDRKGVEYSVVDITQDAEALEMVRGLGYLQAPVVVAGDTHWSGFRPDQISAVAALQAASA, via the coding sequence ATGAGCGTCACGGTCTACAGCAAGCCGGCGTGCGTCCAGTGCGACGCGACGTATCGGGCACTGGATCGCAAGGGCGTCGAGTACTCGGTCGTCGACATCACGCAGGACGCCGAGGCGCTCGAGATGGTTCGCGGCCTCGGGTACCTCCAGGCGCCGGTCGTCGTGGCCGGTGACACCCACTGGTCGGGCTTTCGCCCCGACCAGATCAGCGCGGTCGCCGCCCTTCAGGCCGCTTCGGCCTGA
- a CDS encoding GH1 family beta-glucosidase, with amino-acid sequence MSARKFPADFLWGSATASYQIEGAVTEGGRGPSIWDTFSKTPGKTLNGDTGDVADDHFHRWQEDVEHIRNLGLGAYRFSIAWPRVQPGGSGEFSAEGIRFYSDLVDGLIAAGIKPVVTLYHWDLPQELEDAGGWTNRETAYAFAKYARRMAEELGGRIDVWTTLNEPWCSAYLGYGSGVHAPGRTEPLAALQAVHHLNLAHGLAVQQIREVLGSAAKTSITLNLHVFRPDDPTSEADLGAVRVVDALANRAFLGPVLDGAYPADLLENTASVTDWSFVHDGDLEITRQPLDVLGVNYYSTARVRHFSGQGDRQQADGHKDAAGTPWIAADEVEFLPQPGPYTAMGWNIEPAGLTDLLVSLHKTYPGQPLMVTENGAAFDDTVVVEDGVARVHDVERVSYLHDHVEAVGQAHDQGVDVRGYFAWSLLDNFEWAYGYDRRFGIIRVDYETLERTWKDSAHWYRRLATSGTLPTTDEVTPA; translated from the coding sequence TTGAGTGCACGGAAATTCCCCGCGGACTTCCTCTGGGGATCGGCGACGGCGTCGTACCAGATCGAGGGCGCTGTCACCGAGGGCGGGCGCGGCCCGTCGATCTGGGACACCTTCTCGAAGACGCCCGGCAAGACGCTGAACGGCGACACGGGCGACGTGGCGGACGACCACTTCCACCGGTGGCAGGAGGACGTCGAGCACATCAGGAACCTGGGTCTGGGCGCGTACCGGTTCTCCATCGCGTGGCCGCGTGTGCAGCCGGGCGGCTCGGGCGAGTTCAGCGCCGAGGGCATCAGGTTCTACTCGGACCTCGTGGACGGGCTGATCGCGGCGGGCATCAAGCCCGTGGTCACGCTCTACCACTGGGACCTCCCGCAGGAGCTGGAGGACGCCGGCGGCTGGACCAACCGTGAGACGGCCTACGCCTTCGCGAAGTACGCGCGCCGCATGGCCGAGGAGCTGGGTGGCCGCATCGACGTCTGGACCACGCTCAACGAGCCGTGGTGCTCCGCGTACCTGGGCTACGGCTCGGGCGTCCACGCGCCGGGCCGCACCGAGCCCCTGGCCGCCCTGCAGGCCGTGCACCACCTGAACCTGGCGCACGGTCTCGCGGTCCAGCAGATCCGCGAGGTGCTCGGCTCTGCCGCCAAGACGTCGATCACGCTGAACCTGCACGTCTTCCGGCCGGACGACCCCACCTCCGAGGCGGACCTCGGCGCCGTCCGCGTGGTCGACGCCCTCGCCAACCGGGCCTTCCTCGGCCCGGTGCTCGACGGTGCCTACCCCGCTGACCTGCTGGAGAACACGGCGTCGGTCACCGACTGGTCGTTCGTGCACGACGGCGACCTGGAGATCACCAGGCAGCCGCTGGACGTGCTGGGCGTCAACTACTACTCGACGGCGCGCGTGCGGCACTTCTCCGGGCAGGGCGACCGGCAGCAGGCCGACGGGCACAAGGACGCCGCCGGCACCCCGTGGATCGCCGCGGACGAGGTCGAGTTCCTGCCGCAGCCCGGCCCGTACACCGCCATGGGCTGGAACATCGAGCCCGCGGGCCTCACCGACCTGCTGGTGTCGCTGCACAAGACCTACCCCGGCCAGCCGCTCATGGTCACCGAGAACGGTGCCGCGTTCGACGACACCGTGGTCGTCGAGGACGGCGTGGCGCGGGTGCACGACGTGGAGCGTGTCTCGTACCTGCACGACCACGTCGAGGCCGTGGGCCAGGCCCACGACCAGGGTGTGGACGTGCGCGGGTACTTCGCGTGGTCGCTGCTCGACAACTTCGAGTGGGCCTACGGGTACGACCGCCGGTTCGGCATCATCCGGGTCGACTACGAGACCCTGGAACGCACCTGGAAGGACTCGGCGCACTGGTACCGCCGCCTGGCGACGAGTGGCACGCTGCCGACGACGGACGAGGTCACCCCCGCCTGA
- the yicI gene encoding alpha-xylosidase, translated as MRFTDGYWELRPGVEMLRPRDVDSVEAGAGTLTVHAPTAPITGRGVTVSRPVVTVTFDAPADGVIGVRIEHLQGGRDRGPHFAINREPGTVKVVVPDGEGAGDGPAELTSGGLTARVATGGPWHVDFVADGEVLTSSSHRSVGIATTPDGEFVHEQLTLGVGEHVYGLGERFGAFVKNGQSVDIWNEDGGTASEQAYKNVPFYLTDRGYGVFVAHPERVSFEVGSEVVSRTQFSVPGQSLQYYVIHGPTPAEILRRYTALTGRPAVVPAWSYGLWLSTSFTTDYSESTVMSFVDGMAERDIPLSVFHFDCFWMRQFHWCDFVWDPATFPDPEGMLARLHNRGLKVCVWINPYIAQRSHLFREGKEKGYLVKTADGDVWQWDHWQAGMALVDLTNPEAAAWYQDKLRVLLDQGVDCFKTDFGERIPTDVVWHDGSDPQRMHNYYAALYNRTVFELLEQERGRGEAVVFARSATAGTQAYPVHWGGDCESTFVSMAESLRGGLSLSLSGFGYWSHDIGGFEGTPDPAVFKRWVAFGLLSSHSRLHGSSSYRVPWVFDDEAVDVTRKFTRLKMRLMPYLGRLGHVAAEEGLPVMRPMVLQFPDDRTAASVDTQYLLGPSLLVAPVFSESRVEYYVPAGEWTRLSDVGGAGLAPTVTGPSWVTEEHGFDSLPLFVRPGTVLPVGDRDDRPDYAWAEGVTLRCTRLPEGFDEEVLVPGGTGAPATFRVRYASGVVHVTSADAPGGWGVENDGRKARATGPGEVRL; from the coding sequence ATGAGATTCACCGACGGCTACTGGGAGCTGCGTCCCGGCGTCGAGATGCTCCGTCCCCGCGACGTCGACTCGGTCGAGGCCGGGGCCGGCACCCTGACCGTGCACGCGCCCACGGCGCCCATCACGGGGCGCGGCGTCACCGTGAGCCGCCCGGTCGTGACCGTCACGTTCGACGCCCCGGCGGACGGCGTGATCGGGGTACGCATCGAGCACCTCCAGGGCGGCCGCGACCGCGGCCCGCACTTCGCGATCAACCGGGAGCCGGGCACGGTCAAGGTGGTGGTGCCCGACGGCGAGGGCGCGGGCGACGGTCCTGCCGAGCTCACCTCCGGCGGCCTCACGGCCCGCGTCGCCACCGGTGGCCCGTGGCACGTCGACTTCGTGGCGGACGGCGAGGTGCTCACGTCGTCGTCGCACCGGAGCGTCGGGATCGCGACCACACCCGACGGCGAGTTTGTGCACGAGCAGCTGACGCTCGGGGTGGGCGAGCACGTCTACGGCCTGGGCGAACGGTTCGGCGCGTTCGTGAAGAACGGCCAGAGCGTGGACATCTGGAACGAGGACGGCGGCACCGCGAGCGAGCAGGCCTACAAGAACGTGCCGTTCTACCTGACCGACCGCGGCTACGGCGTGTTCGTGGCCCACCCCGAGCGGGTGTCGTTCGAGGTGGGGTCCGAGGTGGTCAGCCGCACCCAGTTCTCGGTGCCGGGGCAGTCGCTCCAGTACTACGTGATCCACGGGCCTACGCCGGCCGAGATCCTGCGCCGGTACACGGCCCTCACCGGACGGCCCGCCGTCGTCCCCGCCTGGTCGTACGGGCTGTGGCTCTCGACGTCGTTCACCACTGACTACTCCGAGTCCACGGTGATGAGCTTTGTCGACGGCATGGCCGAGCGGGACATCCCGCTGTCGGTGTTCCACTTCGACTGCTTCTGGATGCGCCAGTTCCACTGGTGCGACTTCGTGTGGGACCCGGCGACCTTCCCCGATCCGGAGGGAATGCTGGCCCGGCTGCACAACCGTGGGCTGAAGGTCTGCGTGTGGATCAACCCGTACATCGCCCAGCGCTCCCACCTGTTCCGCGAGGGCAAGGAGAAGGGCTACCTGGTCAAGACCGCCGACGGCGACGTCTGGCAGTGGGACCACTGGCAGGCCGGCATGGCCCTGGTCGACCTCACCAATCCCGAGGCCGCTGCCTGGTACCAGGACAAGCTGCGCGTGCTGCTGGACCAGGGTGTGGACTGCTTCAAGACGGACTTCGGGGAGCGCATCCCCACCGACGTCGTCTGGCACGACGGGTCCGACCCGCAGCGGATGCACAACTACTACGCCGCCCTCTACAACCGCACGGTCTTCGAGCTGCTCGAACAGGAGCGGGGCCGCGGCGAGGCCGTCGTGTTCGCGCGGTCCGCCACCGCGGGCACCCAGGCCTATCCCGTGCACTGGGGCGGCGACTGCGAGTCCACGTTCGTCTCCATGGCGGAGTCCCTGCGCGGCGGCCTGTCGCTCTCGCTGTCCGGCTTCGGCTACTGGAGCCACGACATCGGCGGGTTCGAGGGCACACCCGACCCGGCGGTGTTCAAGCGCTGGGTCGCGTTCGGCCTGCTGTCCTCGCACTCCCGGCTGCACGGGTCGAGCTCCTACCGCGTCCCGTGGGTGTTCGACGACGAGGCGGTCGACGTCACGCGCAAGTTCACCAGGCTGAAGATGCGGCTCATGCCGTACCTCGGCCGGCTCGGCCACGTCGCCGCCGAGGAGGGCCTGCCCGTCATGCGCCCCATGGTGCTCCAGTTCCCTGACGACCGGACGGCGGCGTCCGTCGACACCCAGTACCTGCTGGGGCCGTCGCTGCTGGTCGCGCCCGTCTTCAGCGAGTCCCGCGTGGAGTACTACGTCCCGGCGGGGGAGTGGACCCGCCTGTCCGACGTCGGTGGGGCGGGCCTTGCCCCGACCGTCACCGGGCCGAGCTGGGTCACCGAGGAGCACGGCTTCGACAGCCTCCCGCTGTTCGTCCGGCCCGGCACCGTGCTGCCCGTTGGTGATCGAGATGACCGGCCCGACTACGCCTGGGCCGAGGGTGTGACGTTACGCTGCACCCGTCTGCCCGAGGGGTTCGACGAAGAGGTCCTGGTACCCGGTGGCACCGGCGCCCCGGCGACGTTCCGTGTGCGGTACGCGTCCGGCGTCGTGCACGTGACCAGTGCCGACGCCCCAGGCGGCTGGGGCGTAGAGAACGACGGACGCAAAGCACGGGCCACAGGCCCAGGAGAGGTGAGACTTTGA
- a CDS encoding GNAT family N-acetyltransferase encodes MPTSVPASEPYRVGPAWPVTTERLTLRPVVPDDAAAFLGWRSSPEVVRYMYQPPWDLATAEQKLRAWSEAPFEEPGDVLVLAVVLDGGVVGETLLKWAAGPRQVEVGYAMHPGVGGKGLATEAARATVRLAFTRYGFHRVFARIDEENHASVRVAERLGMRQEARLLESDLRDGVWSTELVYAILDRENA; translated from the coding sequence GTGCCCACTTCCGTTCCGGCTTCCGAGCCCTACCGCGTCGGTCCCGCCTGGCCGGTGACCACCGAGCGCCTCACCCTGCGCCCGGTAGTCCCCGATGACGCCGCAGCGTTCCTCGGCTGGCGGTCGAGCCCCGAGGTGGTGCGGTACATGTACCAGCCGCCGTGGGACCTGGCGACGGCGGAGCAGAAGCTCCGTGCCTGGTCGGAGGCTCCGTTCGAGGAGCCCGGCGACGTGCTGGTGCTCGCGGTCGTGCTGGACGGCGGCGTCGTCGGCGAGACGCTGCTCAAGTGGGCCGCCGGGCCGCGGCAGGTCGAGGTCGGCTACGCCATGCACCCGGGTGTGGGCGGCAAGGGCCTGGCCACGGAGGCGGCCCGCGCCACCGTCCGGCTCGCGTTCACCAGGTACGGCTTTCACCGCGTGTTCGCGCGCATCGACGAGGAGAACCACGCCTCGGTGCGGGTGGCGGAGCGCCTCGGCATGCGCCAGGAGGCCCGCCTCCTGGAGAGCGACCTGCGGGACGGCGTGTGGTCCACCGAGCTGGTCTACGCGATCCTGGACCGGGAGAACGCGTAG
- a CDS encoding DUF402 domain-containing protein gives MTTSDVFQPGQTVVRREIMRGEPWIAIPQVCVQDDGDLLVTYTPGGTPMVYPRSGAFPVGEHPWKLAGSTHWRGHGRLELHWAGVEHSIFLFWAGAERAFQGWYFNLEDAPRRTAIGFDTLDHELDVWWAADAETYEFKDVPEFEETGPARYPGRMAQIRAEGDRIAGLLDAGELWWDKAWADWTPDPSWQPRDVPEGWASTPFEAR, from the coding sequence ATGACGACGTCCGACGTGTTCCAGCCTGGCCAGACGGTGGTGCGCCGCGAGATCATGCGGGGCGAGCCGTGGATCGCCATCCCGCAGGTCTGCGTCCAGGACGACGGCGACCTGCTTGTCACCTACACCCCCGGCGGGACGCCGATGGTGTATCCGCGCTCTGGCGCGTTCCCGGTGGGGGAGCACCCGTGGAAGCTCGCGGGCAGCACGCACTGGCGCGGCCACGGGCGGCTGGAGCTGCACTGGGCCGGGGTGGAGCACTCCATCTTCCTGTTCTGGGCGGGGGCCGAGCGCGCGTTCCAGGGCTGGTACTTCAACCTGGAGGACGCGCCCCGCCGCACCGCCATCGGGTTCGACACCCTCGACCACGAGCTGGACGTCTGGTGGGCTGCCGACGCCGAGACGTACGAGTTCAAGGACGTCCCCGAGTTCGAGGAGACCGGTCCGGCGCGCTACCCCGGCCGCATGGCGCAGATCCGCGCCGAGGGTGACCGGATCGCCGGCCTGCTCGACGCGGGCGAGCTCTGGTGGGACAAGGCCTGGGCCGACTGGACGCCCGACCCGTCGTGGCAGCCGCGCGACGTGCCCGAGGGCTGGGCGAGCACCCCGTTCGAGGCGCGTTAG
- a CDS encoding N-acetylglucosamine-6-phosphate deacetylase → MTDSGAFVVRGRLVQPTSVVDDGVVVASGGRVTFAGSMADAAATGYGPAVEQVPPAPETYVLPGLVDLHNHGGGGASFPDVTSADEALAGVLEHRRHGTTTLLASLVTAQPEVLLTRAAVLAELAVAGEIEGLHAEGPFLSHRRRGAHNPADLQEGSVDLVRDLAKAARGFLRTMTIAPEVPGVTGPGGVAEALVEAGVLPSLGHTDATTEQAEALIEQVVAALAAAGGKLGPMTATHLFNGMRPLHHRKPGPIAACLAAAARGDMVVELIGDGVHLDAATVRSVFTMVGADQVMLVTDAMAAAGVADGRYELGPMSVEVQGGVARIATDADAGAEGPIAGGTAHLIDVVRHAVSAGVPLPDAVRSATAVPAGVLGLDGEVGSLEPGARADVLVTDADLRPRRVLRHGVNVPVAAS, encoded by the coding sequence ATGACTGATTCCGGTGCCTTCGTCGTGCGCGGCCGCCTGGTCCAGCCCACTTCCGTGGTCGACGACGGCGTCGTCGTCGCCTCGGGCGGTCGGGTCACCTTCGCGGGCTCGATGGCCGACGCCGCGGCGACCGGCTACGGACCCGCCGTCGAACAGGTGCCGCCTGCCCCCGAGACGTACGTGCTGCCCGGTCTGGTGGACCTGCACAACCACGGCGGGGGCGGCGCCTCGTTCCCGGACGTGACCTCGGCCGACGAAGCGCTGGCGGGTGTGCTCGAGCACCGCCGGCACGGTACGACCACCCTGCTCGCGTCGCTCGTGACCGCCCAGCCGGAGGTGCTGCTGACCCGGGCCGCGGTCCTGGCCGAGCTCGCCGTGGCGGGGGAGATCGAGGGCCTGCACGCGGAGGGGCCGTTCCTCTCGCACCGCCGGCGGGGCGCACACAACCCGGCTGACCTGCAAGAAGGCAGTGTGGACCTGGTCCGGGACCTGGCCAAGGCCGCCCGCGGGTTCCTGCGCACCATGACCATCGCACCCGAGGTGCCGGGGGTGACCGGGCCCGGCGGTGTCGCCGAGGCGCTGGTCGAGGCGGGCGTGCTGCCGTCCCTGGGCCACACCGACGCCACCACCGAACAGGCCGAGGCCCTGATCGAGCAGGTCGTCGCGGCGCTGGCCGCGGCGGGCGGCAAGCTCGGGCCGATGACGGCCACGCACCTGTTCAACGGCATGCGCCCGCTGCACCACCGCAAGCCCGGGCCGATCGCGGCCTGCCTCGCCGCGGCCGCCCGCGGCGACATGGTCGTCGAGCTGATCGGCGACGGCGTGCACCTTGACGCCGCGACGGTGCGTTCGGTGTTCACCATGGTCGGCGCCGACCAGGTCATGCTCGTGACGGACGCGATGGCGGCGGCCGGCGTGGCCGACGGCCGCTACGAGCTCGGGCCGATGTCGGTGGAGGTGCAGGGCGGCGTCGCGCGGATCGCGACGGACGCCGACGCCGGGGCAGAGGGACCGATCGCGGGCGGCACCGCCCACCTGATCGACGTCGTCCGCCACGCTGTGTCGGCAGGCGTGCCCCTGCCGGACGCCGTGCGCTCCGCGACCGCGGTGCCCGCCGGCGTGCTGGGCCTTGACGGCGAGGTCGGCAGCCTGGAACCCGGCGCCCGCGCCGACGTCCTGGTCACGGACGCGGACCTGCGGCCGCGGCGGGTGCTGCGCCACGGTGTAAACGTGCCCGTCGCAGCCTCGTAA
- the nucS gene encoding endonuclease NucS, giving the protein MRLVVADCSALYTGRLTAMLPPATRLLVVKADGSVLIHSDGGSYKPLNWMSPPCTLAVREPSEEATERGVTEVWTVQHAKSDDRLEVELFTVHHDSAHDLGIDPGLVKDGVEAHLQELLAEQIALLGDGHTLVRREYPTAIGPVDILARDSSGSTVAVEIKRRGDIDGVEQLTRYLDLLNRDPLLAPVRGVYAAQEIKPQARVLAHDRGIATLLLDYETMRGADDPTTRLF; this is encoded by the coding sequence ATGCGGCTGGTCGTCGCCGACTGCTCCGCCCTCTACACGGGCCGCCTGACCGCGATGCTCCCGCCGGCCACCCGGCTGCTTGTGGTCAAGGCCGACGGAAGCGTGCTCATTCATTCCGACGGCGGCTCGTACAAGCCGCTGAACTGGATGAGCCCGCCGTGCACGCTGGCGGTGCGCGAGCCCTCCGAGGAGGCCACCGAGCGCGGCGTCACCGAGGTGTGGACCGTGCAGCACGCCAAGTCGGACGACCGGCTCGAGGTCGAGCTGTTCACCGTGCACCATGACTCCGCCCACGACCTGGGCATCGACCCGGGCCTCGTGAAGGACGGCGTGGAGGCGCACCTCCAGGAGCTGCTCGCCGAGCAGATCGCGCTGCTGGGCGACGGGCACACCCTGGTCCGCCGCGAGTATCCGACGGCCATCGGTCCGGTGGACATCCTGGCGCGTGACAGCTCGGGCTCCACGGTCGCCGTCGAGATCAAGCGCCGGGGCGACATCGACGGCGTCGAGCAGCTCACGCGGTACCTGGACCTGCTGAACCGCGACCCGCTGCTCGCCCCGGTGCGCGGTGTGTACGCCGCCCAGGAGATCAAGCCGCAGGCGCGGGTCCTGGCCCACGACCGCGGCATCGCGACCCTCTTGCTGGACTACGAGACGATGCGCGGCGCGGACGACCCGACGACCCGCCTCTTCTGA
- a CDS encoding DUF2550 domain-containing protein, which translates to MPGVIWIAIAVLGALALVIAAGISRLRTLSRRVGSFNCNARATGNPEGSWTPGIAQYAVGRIEWWRCWSLSPRPARTWYRERLAVTGRTPLDPDERGQGDHYLVQCRYDGLDFELDLAAGDYFGLASWLEAAPPGRQDLVL; encoded by the coding sequence GTGCCGGGCGTCATCTGGATCGCAATAGCGGTGCTCGGTGCGCTCGCGCTCGTGATCGCAGCGGGGATCTCCCGGCTGCGGACCCTCTCCCGCAGGGTGGGTTCGTTCAACTGCAATGCCCGGGCGACCGGTAACCCAGAGGGTTCCTGGACGCCGGGCATCGCCCAGTACGCGGTGGGCCGGATCGAGTGGTGGCGGTGCTGGTCGCTGTCACCCCGTCCGGCCCGCACCTGGTACCGGGAGCGGCTGGCCGTCACCGGCCGCACCCCGCTGGACCCGGACGAGCGTGGTCAGGGTGACCACTACCTCGTCCAGTGCCGGTACGACGGGCTCGACTTCGAGCTCGACCTCGCCGCCGGCGACTACTTCGGCCTCGCCTCCTGGCTCGAGGCCGCCCCTCCCGGACGACAGGATCTGGTTCTCTGA
- a CDS encoding F0F1 ATP synthase subunit epsilon, translated as MAELSVDLVSRDRKVWSGAATQVSAPAADGQIGILANHTPFLAVLRPGTIKVETTSGPALEARVTGGFVSVDNNLVTLVVDEISLV; from the coding sequence ATGGCAGAGCTGAGCGTGGACCTCGTGTCCAGGGACCGCAAGGTCTGGAGCGGTGCGGCGACCCAGGTGAGCGCGCCTGCTGCCGACGGCCAGATCGGCATCCTGGCGAACCACACGCCGTTCCTGGCGGTGCTTCGCCCGGGCACGATCAAGGTGGAGACGACGTCGGGCCCGGCCCTGGAAGCACGGGTCACCGGCGGTTTTGTGTCCGTGGACAACAACCTCGTCACCCTCGTGGTCGACGAGATCTCCCTGGTCTGA
- the atpD gene encoding F0F1 ATP synthase subunit beta yields MTATTVETAVEHTSGPGTGRVARVIGPVVDIEFPDDAIPEMYNALTVEIDLSGQGEDENSFTLTLEVEQHLGDSLVRAVALKPTDGLVRGAVVTDTGSPITVPVGDITKGKVFNVTGEVLNLAEGEKFEVTERWPIHRKPPAFDQLESKTTMFETGIKSIDLLTPYVQGGKIGLFGGAGVGKTVLIQEMIQRVAQDHGGVSVFAGVGERTREGNDLIAEMDEAGVFDKTALVFGQMDEPPGTRLRVALSALTMAEYFRDVKNQDVLLFIDNIFRFTQAGSEVSTLLGRMPSAVGYQPNLADEMGLLQERITSTRGHSITSLQAIYVPADDYTDPAPATTFAHLDATTELSREIASKGLYPAIDPLTSTSRILDPRYVGQEHYDVATRVKSILQRNKELQDIIAILGVDELSEEDKTVVARARRIQQFLSQNTYMAKKFTDVEGSTVPLSETIEAFKKICDGEFDHIAEQAFFNIGGLEMLEENWARIQKEYGA; encoded by the coding sequence ATGACCGCCACCACCGTGGAAACTGCGGTCGAGCACACGAGCGGGCCCGGCACCGGCCGGGTCGCTCGAGTGATCGGCCCGGTCGTGGACATCGAGTTCCCCGATGACGCGATCCCTGAGATGTACAACGCGCTCACCGTCGAGATCGACCTGTCCGGCCAGGGCGAGGACGAGAACTCGTTCACCCTGACGCTCGAGGTCGAGCAGCACCTGGGCGACTCCCTGGTGCGCGCCGTCGCCCTGAAGCCGACCGACGGCCTGGTCCGCGGCGCCGTCGTCACCGACACGGGCTCGCCCATCACCGTGCCCGTCGGCGACATCACCAAGGGCAAGGTCTTCAACGTCACGGGTGAGGTTCTGAACCTCGCCGAGGGCGAGAAGTTCGAGGTCACCGAGCGCTGGCCGATCCACCGCAAGCCCCCGGCCTTCGACCAGCTCGAGTCGAAGACGACGATGTTCGAGACGGGCATCAAGTCCATCGACCTGCTGACCCCGTACGTGCAGGGTGGCAAGATCGGCCTCTTCGGTGGTGCGGGCGTCGGCAAGACGGTCCTCATCCAGGAGATGATCCAGCGTGTTGCCCAGGACCACGGTGGTGTGTCCGTGTTCGCCGGTGTCGGTGAGCGCACCCGTGAGGGCAACGACCTGATCGCCGAGATGGACGAGGCGGGTGTCTTCGACAAGACGGCCCTCGTCTTCGGCCAGATGGACGAGCCGCCGGGCACGCGTCTGCGCGTGGCCCTGTCGGCGCTGACGATGGCGGAGTACTTCCGCGACGTGAAGAACCAGGACGTCCTGCTCTTCATCGACAACATCTTCCGCTTCACGCAGGCCGGTTCCGAGGTCTCCACGCTGCTCGGCCGCATGCCGTCCGCCGTGGGCTACCAGCCGAACCTGGCCGACGAGATGGGCCTCCTCCAGGAGCGCATCACCTCGACGCGTGGTCACTCCATCACGTCGCTGCAGGCCATCTACGTGCCGGCTGACGACTACACCGACCCGGCCCCGGCCACGACGTTCGCCCACCTGGACGCGACGACCGAGCTCTCCCGAGAGATCGCGTCGAAGGGTCTGTACCCGGCGATCGACCCGCTGACCTCGACGTCGCGCATCCTCGACCCGCGGTACGTGGGCCAGGAGCACTACGACGTCGCGACCCGGGTGAAGTCGATCCTGCAGCGCAACAAGGAGCTGCAGGACATCATCGCGATCCTCGGTGTCGACGAGCTCTCGGAAGAGGACAAGACGGTTGTGGCGCGTGCGCGTCGCATCCAGCAGTTCCTCTCCCAGAACACCTACATGGCCAAGAAGTTCACGGACGTGGAGGGCTCAACGGTCCCGCTGTCTGAGACCATCGAGGCGTTCAAGAAGATCTGCGACGGCGAGTTCGACCACATCGCCGAGCAGGCCTTCTTCAACATCGGTGGGCTTGAGATGCTCGAAGAGAACTGGGCACGGATCCAGAAGGAGTACGGGGCCTGA
- a CDS encoding F0F1 ATP synthase subunit gamma → MAGGSQRVFKARIKSTQSLKKMFRAQELIAASRIGKARARTAAAAPYAQAITRAVSAVATHTNIDHPLTQEEGGRRAAVLVVSSDRGMAGSYPASIVREAERLTQQLVADGKEVLLYVAGRRAIAYFTFRGRNVVQSWSYGSERPTPEIAEEIGQVLLEKFLATEDEDGVSELHVVSTQFVNMVTQRPHVVRMLPLEVVEGVAEAGGEEILPLYDFEPSPEAVLDSLLPRYVQNRIYAALLDAAASELAARQRAMHTATDNAEDLIRTYTRLANQARQADITQEISEIVSGADALAGA, encoded by the coding sequence GTGGCCGGTGGATCCCAGCGCGTCTTCAAGGCACGGATCAAGTCGACGCAGTCGCTGAAGAAGATGTTCCGCGCGCAGGAGCTCATCGCCGCGTCCCGCATCGGCAAGGCCCGTGCGCGGACGGCGGCGGCGGCACCCTACGCGCAGGCGATCACCCGCGCGGTCTCCGCCGTGGCGACGCACACGAACATCGACCACCCGCTCACCCAGGAAGAGGGTGGCAGGCGTGCGGCGGTGCTCGTGGTCTCGTCGGACCGTGGCATGGCGGGCTCGTACCCGGCGTCCATCGTCCGTGAGGCCGAGCGGCTGACGCAGCAGCTCGTGGCCGACGGCAAGGAGGTCCTCCTCTACGTCGCCGGTCGCCGGGCCATCGCGTACTTCACGTTCCGTGGGCGCAACGTCGTGCAGTCGTGGTCCTACGGCTCGGAGCGGCCGACGCCGGAGATCGCCGAGGAGATCGGGCAGGTCCTGCTCGAGAAGTTCCTCGCGACCGAGGACGAGGACGGCGTCTCGGAGCTGCACGTGGTCTCCACGCAGTTCGTCAACATGGTGACGCAGCGTCCCCACGTGGTGCGCATGCTGCCGCTCGAGGTCGTCGAGGGTGTCGCCGAGGCCGGCGGCGAGGAAATCCTGCCGCTCTACGACTTCGAGCCCTCGCCCGAGGCGGTGCTGGACTCGCTCCTGCCGCGGTACGTGCAGAACCGCATCTATGCGGCACTGCTCGACGCCGCGGCCTCCGAGCTGGCCGCCCGCCAGCGCGCCATGCACACGGCGACCGACAACGCCGAGGACCTGATCCGTACGTACACCCGACTGGCCAACCAGGCCCGTCAGGCGGACATCACCCAGGAGATCAGCGAGATCGTCTCCGGTGCCGACGCCCTGGCCGGAGCCTGA